AAAGTAGCTACACATTGAACTCATAGGCGATGCTTAAATAAGATAAGAATCATGATGTTTATATACAAAACGACTTAAAAAGGAAAGCAGAGGGATGCAGACGGAAGATAATGAAGATGCTTTTGGGCACGCGCTCCTTGATTTTTCTAGCGGACACTGCAGCTATGAAATGATAGAAACGTCAGATGGGAAGATCGATGTAACGTCTATATCCTATTACTTTAAGAATTATGATCAGTGGCCTCTTATGGAACAGAAAGCCATTGAATATGCAAAAGGTATAATTGTGGACGCGGGTGCAGGTGCTGGCCGCCATTCTCTTTATCTTCGCAAAAAGGGTTACCAAGTATTCCCTTTTGATATTTCTCCTGGTGCAGTATCGGTAATGAAAAAACGTGGGCTTGATAATGCCTCTATTATGTCGTTAGAAGAGTTCGATATGTCTTTCGATACGCTCCTTCTACTCGGAAACAATTTCGGTTTACTCCGCTCTTATAAAAAAGCGCCAATATATCTGAGAAAATTGTACGAAAAGTCTAGCGATCATGCCATGATCATAGGCGAAACAACAGATCCTGTATCAACAAGATTCGCCAGCAACGATTCTGGCCTCGAAGCAGGGGACCTTACTATAAGAGTAGTATACAAGGAATACAAAACGCCATGGTTCGAGTATATGCTTGCTTCTAAGGAAAAATTAGAAATGTTAGTTAAGGACACCGGGTGGAGGGTAAAAAAATTCATTGAAATGGATGGTGTTGATGTTTATTGCTTTTTACTTGAAAAGGAGAAATAAAGCTGTAACCAGAAACATAAAATAACCATGCCAGCATGCATGTAATAATGCTAAAGAATCTACTAAGCCATTTCATTCTTTATGAAATAGGTGATGTTTGAATGGATAGGCTCCTATTTCCGTTTTCAGCTGTTGTAGGCGAAGATGATCTGAAGGAGGCCCTGTTGATAAATGCGGTAAATCCTAGGATAGGTGGAGTCCTTATAAGGGGGCCAAAGGGCGTAGCGAAATCCACCATAGCAAGATCCCTTATCGACATTTTGCCAGAGATAGATGTTGTTAAGGATTGCCCGTTCAAATGCGACCCGGACGATTATGAAAGCATGTGCGATGAGTGTCGCATAAAATACGAAAAAGGGCAGATCGTTAGGGATAGGCGAAAGATGCCTTTCGTGGACCTTCCGGTTAGTGCAACAATTGATAGAGTTATAGGCAGTATAGATATTTCCAAGGCTGTAAATGAAGGGATTAAGGCCCTTCAGCCAGGGCTATTGGCTGACGCAAATAGGGGGATAATATATATAGACGAGGTAAATCTGCTCGATGATTCTGTCATTGATGCTATTCTTGATGCGGCAGCATCAGGAATAAACGTGGTTGAACGGGAGGGTGTGTCTATAGTCCATCCGGCAAAATTTATCTTGATAGGTACTATGAACCCAGAAGAAGGAGACTTAAGGCCTCAGTTAAGGGATAGATTTGGGCTTTCTGTGGATGCTGTTCAGCCAGATTCACCCGACGAGCTCATAACGATATCAGATAGGGTAGAGGAATACGATGCGAATCCCAGAGCTTTTGCGGAGAAGTATCGTAGGGATCAGGAAAAACTTAGAGCATCAGTTATAGAGGCAAGGCGTATTCTTCCCGAGGTCACCATATCCAATGACTTGAAGCGATATATAGCAAACGTTGTAATTAAGTTAAACGCTGGAAACAGGGCAATGATAACCGCTATTAAAGCCTCTAAAGCGATAGCTGCACTTGCCGGAAGAAAAAAAGTAAATATAGAAGATGTAGAAAGAGCTTTATATCTTACTTTAAAGCACAGAGTTCAGGACAAAAGTATGATAAAGGGCACTATTGAAAAGGAGTCAAGGTTCCTTAAAACAGCATCCTATGAGGCAGGTTCCGAATCTGGTAAGGAGAATAGCCCTTCCCCTAATGGAAACAATAGAGACAAGCCTCAACCTTCTGAAAATGAGGTATTGGAGAGAAGAGTATCCGCTTCTTTCAATGAAAGTGGATCAACTTCCGGCAGGGCGGGGGTAGCCGACATAATAAGAAACCTTGACTATAACAGGACAGGAACAGTTTTTAACGCCTACGAAACTCTCGTTAAGATGGCTCTGAACCACGACAATCGCATAAAGCCGGAGGATGTTGTAATGACCAAAGCAACATCCAGGTCTTCACTTCCAGTTATACTTGCACTTGATGCAAGCAGATCTATGGAAACCATGAAGAGAATAGCGATAGCCCGTGGCATTGCAAGGGACTTTTTGAAGTCTGCATATAGAATGAGAGTGAAAATGTCCTATCTCACGTTTTCTGGCTCAGATACAGCTGTACGAGTGGAAATGACAAGAGATATCGGAAGGATAGAAGAGGAGATTATGCACACTGTAGCAAAAGGGAAGACTCCACTCCCATCTGCGCTCAAGAAGATGTACGAAATCTCTTCAAGGTACAGAAAACGCACAGTATCTATTCTTATAACAGATGGCAGGGCAAACGTACCCATAAACAGGTCAGTTGAAGAGGATTTAAGATACTGGTCCAAGAAACTTGGCCTAAAAAGCGACCTGTTCCTAATTTCTTCTACCATGGGAAGCGAACAATTTATACCTACCTATAACAATGACATATGCAGCTATTCTCGAGGCAGGCTCATAGAGCTTAACAGCAATGGCGATTTAAGCATTCACTCTGGATACAGAAAATTTTAATGCCGTGCGCTCATTTTTATCAGAGTAATGGTTTGATACGCATAAAATTTTTAATATCTCGGTCATATCCACCGGATGTTAAAGAATAAGAGTGTTGTCTCAATCGATGATGTACAAAATGACGATCTCTTTGAAATTTTCGACCTATCCGAATCGATGCTGAAAACTATTGAGAGCAAAGGGAACGCCCCTCTTCTAACAAATAAAATAATGGCAACCCTCTTCTATGAACCAAGCACTCGAACGAGGCTTTCATTTGAGAGTGCCATGCACAGGCTTGGGGGTTCCGTAATAACGGTCTCGGACACTAAGACAAGTTCTGCGGCAAAGGGAGAAACGCTTGCGGACACAGTGAGAATGGCATCATCATATTCGGACATAATAGTGATTCGGCATCCCCTTGAAGGTGCAGCTAGACTGGCATCTAGGTTTACAAGCAAGCCCATAATTAATGCAGGAGATGGATCAGGGCAGCATCCAACTCAGACCATACTGGATCTTTTTACTATAAAGAAGGAGCTTGGATCCATAGACGGAAAAGTAATAACAATGGTCGGAGACTTGAGATATGGTCGAACTATACATTCTCTGATAATAGCCCTGAGCAGGTTCGATGTTAAGGTTAACTTAGTAAGCCCGGAGATCTTAAGGCTTCCGGAATACGTTTATTCTATGCTACCTGACAGAAATTATGTAAAGGAGTACAACGATCTTGAAGAAGTGATAGGAGAAACGGACGTGCTGTACGTTACTAGAATACAGAAGGAAAGATTCAGTGACCAGAATGAATATCAGAGTGTTATCGGTTCTTATTCCATAAATTCTGAAACTGTGGAAAAGATGAAGAAAAAGAGCGTCATAATGCATCCACTTCCACGTGTTGATGAGATCTCTCCAGATGTGGATAATATGCCACAAGCAGCTTATTTTAGGCAGGCCTATTACGGAGTACCGGTAAGGATGGCTTTAATATACAAGATTCTGGGTGATTAAAATGGAGGAAAAGACTCTAAAGATATCAAAGATTAAGGATGGAACTGTTATCGATCACATACCTTCTGGCAAAGCACTTAGAGTGCTTTCGATATTAGGAATAAGGGACGACGTTGATTATACAGTCAGTGTTGGAATGCATGTACCAAGCAGCAAGATGGAGTATAAGGATGTTATAAAGATAGAAAACAGATCGCTCGATAAAAATGAGCTGGATATGATATCTCTTACTGCGCCTAATGCCACCATAAGCATAATAAAAAATTATGAGATAAGCGAAAAATTTAAGGTTGAATTACCGCCGAAGCTAATAGGAATAATCAAGTGCAAGAATCAGAACTGCATAACAAATACACGGGAGCCTGTAAAGCCAGAGTTCGAAATAGTATCGCGCCATCCGTTGGTGCTGAGATGTGTTTATTGTCAAAGAACAATGAATGAAAGGGACGTGTTCGAGTAAACCATCCGTTGAATGGAAGAGCCCAAGATCCAGCAGAATAAAACTAAGTATCAGTTTCAGATCGTGATGTACGTCTGGCCTATCAAATAAACAATTATCCTATTTTTGTTAGTTATTTTGCATATATCTGTATTATTTATTCTCTGCATTGCAGATAAAATAATCGATCTTTTTTAGAAGCTCTAAAAAGTCTGAGTTTCCTGTAATATCGGGCATAATACCGTGAGACATAAGGGTATTGGTGGTTGTCACTCCTATGGAGAATACCATTTTTTTGTCTTCTTTTAAAAATGGTATTACTATTTCTGCCTCCATTGATGAGGTAATTATCACACCAAGGCAGTTCTGGTCTTTGTAATGCTTTTCGAAATCTTTTGTGTCTGGTACTGCATCATAGATCCTGAACTCTAAGAAATCGATCCCCTCTTCTTTTAGCTTCTCAGTAAGGACTTCGTTTGCCTTCTTGCTTCTTAAAATAAGAATTTTCTTGTCTTTGCACTTACTTATTATTAAGTTCGCAAGCCCTTCGGAGTCCATATTTTCAGGGTATAAGCATTTGTGTCCATAGGCCTGCACCCTCTCGCACGTCGCCTTGCCGATACCCAAAATAGTAAAGCCTTTCATATTGACTCTTGAAAAGAAAAGATCAACTCCAAAGGTGCTTGTGAATACTATACAGTCCGCAGCGCTCTCTTTAAGTATCTTTTCTATATTGATATCCAATGGCATGAGTCTTGTTACTGGTATATTTATCAGGTCAAAGCACGGTGAATCAAACTTTACGAATTTCTCAGCGGGCCTTAGCGAAATTATGAATTTACGTAAAGTCATTACTCTTCACTCGCAATATATCCGTATTCTCTTGGGATATTCTCCCTTATGTAAGAAACTAAAGAATCTACATCTGATAAATCGTTTAAGTATTGTTCAAAGACCGAGACATCGTCTCCCTGCATCGAGAAAAACTGTGCGATAATTTTATGGCCTTTGCCTGAAGGCCTGCTAAGTATTCCAACTGGTGTTGAGCATCCAAGTTTTAGCTGTTGAACTACGCTCCTCTCTATTTGCATCTCTTCAAATGTATTTTCGTCGTTTATTTCTTCCAGAATTTTTCTAACTGTTCCCTCTTTTTTTGAAACAACTGCTATTATTCCTTGATTTGGAGCAGGAACAAATTTATTCTCATCCAGCTTAGAATATTCCACGTTAAGGCCAAGCCTTTGTATAGCAGCTTCTGCCATAACTATTGCATCAAGGCCGAGTTCAGACATCTTGGCTATTCTTGTTTCAATATTTCCTCTTATGTTTTCGAACTTAAGGTCCTGCCTTGCGTATTTTAATTGAAAGATTCTTCTTATGCTTGATGTGCCTACTTTTGCAGAAATAGGAAGTGATCTTAAATCGTACTTTGAAACAAGGGCATCATTGAATGATCCTCTCTTCAAGGTTGCGGCTATTGTAAGTCTGTTTTCTATTTCCGATGGTATGTCCTTGGCGCTATGTACGGCTACATCAATTTCTCCTCTGAGTATCATATTGTTTAGATCCTGGACAAATACTCCTGTCTTTCCGATGGAATAGATGGGGTTTTTAGTATCAATATCTCCGGCTGACCTATGCTTTACTATCTCTGTATCTATTCCTATTGCTTCCAACGAAGAAGCGACCATATTTGCCTGTGCAACAGCCAAGTTGCTTGGCCTTGTGCCAATCTTAATCTTCATTAATCCATCTCCGCCACTGCCTTTTCAAAGGCTGCTAGAGTGGCATCTATGTCGGAATCAGAATGGGCAAAGCTCACAAAATTAGTTTCATATTGCGATGGAGGCAGGTAAACCCCGTTTTTCGATAAAGCCTTGAACAGTTTGAAATACACCTCTTTTCGTGCTTTTAAGGCATCATCATAGTTGTTTACATGATCGGCAAAGAATACCTGAAACATAGTGCCGTAATATTTAATTGTATGTGTTATGTGTTTTCTATCCAATATATCGTCTATACCAGACACTAGTTTTTGGGTCCTTTTTTTTAGGATCGAGTAATCCTGTTTCGATAGCTTTTCCATGGCTGCGTATCCTGCAGCCATGGACATAGGATTCCCCGAAAACGTCCCCGCCTCATAGACATTGCCGGATGGAGAAATATTCTTCATTATTTCTTCGGATCCACCAAACAAGCCTATTGGCAAGCCTCCGCCTATGATCTTCCCCATCGTTGTGATGTCTGGATCTATCCTCATAATATCCTGAAATGGCGAAAACGCAAATCTATAGCCTGTAATAACCTCATCAAAAATCAATAACGATCCGTGTTTCTGCGTTATGTCTCTCAAAAACTCTAGGAACCCCTGTTTTGGTAATATAACACCTGCATTTCCCATTATGGGTTCAGTTATAACAGCTGCTATCTTATCCCCATATTTTTGGAAGATCTCCTTGATATTATTCTCGTCATTATATTTGCCAACAATCACCGTTTGAGCCACTTCGTCGGGTATTCCCGGGGATGAAGGTGATCCGAACGTAAGCGTACCGCTTCCAGATTTTATTAGTGAATAGTCGTGCGCACCATGAAATCCCCCTTCCATCTTTACTATTAATTTTCTTCCAGTGATTGCCCTTGCAAGTCTTATGGCGTGCATTGTAGCCTCTGTACCAGAATTCGTAAACCTCATCATTTCTATGTTCTTCGAAGTCTCTTTAATCATTTCGGCTAGCTTAATTTCGTTCTCACTTGGTTCTCCGAAAAGTAATCCCTTTTCTGCCTGTTCGATTACGGCTCTCGTGACATCTGGATCAGAGTGACCAAGTATAAGCGGGCCATAGCCAAGGCAGTAATCAATATACTTGTTTCCGTCAACGTCCAGGATAGTTGATCCTTTTCCCTCCTTGACGTAGAACGGGTAATCTTTAAAGTACCTAACAGGTGAGTTCACTCCCATAGGAAACAGCTTAGCTGCGAGTTCAAACAGTTCTTTTGATGACATAATATGACCCCAAGCGGTGTACAGAAGATATTCGCAGGTTTTCCAACCTACGAGTATACCACCTCAACCGCCGATAGAAAATCGATGAACAGTATAAAACGTTTTGATCCAAACTGAAAGACCGAAGTGCAATGATCATTCTATAAAAAGGGAGAAAAATTTAAGGTGCAAATAATACAAGGAGAGGTGAACAGTTGGTATTGAATGATAACCAAATACAAAAAATGGTAGAACAAGGGTTCCTAATCTCTGAAAACTTTTCTGATGCATGCCTAACGCCTAATGGCTACGATGTTAGAGTAGAATCTATACTTGCAGACGAGAAGGAAGTTGATGAAACTATTGTTGGGACGATGAAACATTTTCTTGTGTCAACCTTGGAAGTATTGAGGCTTCCCGAGAATGTCATCGCCAATATTTGGATTCGTTCAAGTTACGCCAGGCGTGGAGTAATAGGCTCTTTTGGCACAATAGACGCCGGCTATCATGGCAGCCTTACATTATCATTTTTTAATGCTGGGCCCGATCTACACATATCCCGTGGAGACAGGATAGCACAGGTGATATTTCTCGAAATGAAAGAAAAGTCATCAATGAGCTACGAAATGAGATCTGGGCATTACCAACATTCCAGAGGAGTCGTTAAGGGCGAAGATAAGGATATTTAATATAGTGATAAGCATAGAAGTTGATTGCTAATGTTGGACTTTATGTCCGCGCGGTGATGAATTGGCTCAATGTATTTATAATATATATCTTGTCTAATTTTGAATAGTTAAAGATTTTAACCATATTATGATCGCTCTGTTATGGAAACTAAAAAACCGTCTGAATCTGAAACATTCGTTGAAAGGATGGTACTACCTGAGGATATGGATATTTATGAATACCTGTATGGTGGCAGATTAATGGAATGGATAGACAACTGCGCATCCATAGTAGCTACGAAACACTGCAGAAAAAGAACTGTAACCGGGAGCATCGATTCCTTGTTCTTCCTTCTGCCTATACACTTAGGCGACATGGTACTGCTGCATGGCTATATAAATTATACCACTAAATCTACTATGGAGATAGAAATAGATGTAATAAAACAAGAGGGCCTTACAGGGATAAGGAGATACGCAACAAAGGCTTACCTAACATATGTAGCTATTGATGCGGATGGTCGTCCAACGGAGATACCACAAATTGAGCCGGAAACCGATGATGAAAAGAGGAGATATGCAGAAGCAGAGAAAAGAGCCGAAGAGAGAAGAAAAAGGCTCGAGACAATTAAGCAACAGATCCTTAACTCACCACTATAATTTTATATATTTCTTGCATATGTTCTAATTATGGTATCTATTCCAAGAATACCAATTACGTACATAGCTTCATATGGTACAAGTATCTCGTCAATATTATCGCGATTAGATACTATTGTGCTGTCGGTTTCTGCGGTAATTATATCTATACTCTGGATCCCAGTTGCACTTGAATTTTTTAGTTCAGATGAGAGTAAGCGTATTTCTGCAAGGACAAGATTAAAAAACGCCGCTATAGGTACATTCATATACATAATGGCGGTAAGCGGAATATTATATGCCTTAGTGAAATATATAATTACAGGATCTTAGAGAAATAAACCGAGGGCTTAAAGTTGAATCCCTTTCTCTCTGCGATACTCAGCATTGTAAATGCTATCGTCATCCTCTATACAGCTACCCTATCTCCGCTTTGGTACTATATAGTCTATTATGGGCTTAACCCAAAGTTCTCATATTCAATTATTTTGAAACCTCCTGGTTCATTCTACACTTTTTATAATTTTATTTCCATAAACTTTTATACAGAAACGCTGACCATAGCTTCACTGATCTTCATCATTGCTATTTCCGCTATGATGATAATCTACGGTGTGAATCTTCTAAGAAGGGCTTTGCTAGCTTTATTGTCTATATCGCTTTACTTTGTCGCAGTTAGGGCCATGCTCGCTTTAGTATTGCTCTCGTATAGTATATATCTACCATTCTGGCATTTTGGCGGTATAAACTGGTTTTCATTTCTAAACGTTAATGGTTTCCATATGGATCAGGGTTCTGGAAATGCTTCTGGCGTCTTGAATTTTATATTTTTATCCACCTATTTCTGGGCCCTCCTTGCATTATTGTCGATGTTAGTTTTCAGAGAAGCTGCAATGCTTTTGTTGGTCATCGTGATTCCGCTTTTCGTGGGTCTTTCCTTTCTCGACACTTTTAGAAAGGTCGCAATACGTCTTATTTCTCTCTTCGTAGAGCTCTCCTTTTTACCTGTATATGTACTCATCGATCTTTATTTGGCGCATGTATTCAGCTTCGACTTTATTCTTGAACTAGGAATAATTGCTATATCACCCGCTATACCCAGTATCCTCTTTGCAGAATCTGTGCTTTTGGGTTTCCCATTGAAAATCTTAGATCCAATGAAAATTTACGGATTGGCTTCTCTTCCGCTCGAGAAGATGGCTAAGAATGTTGATAGGTTAGATTGGTCTGAGCATATGCGATCTGAATTCGACTACAGGAGAGAAGATTGAAAGCAGAGTATATGCATACAGATAATAACAATTCGAGGAAAACATCGGATAATAGATATGATAACGTTAGTGTACCTCGAAATGTACTATTATATGTACCACGTGTTTATGGAATTCCATCGGAATTTCTCCTGGTACTCGCTTTTTCGTCCTTTATTTTTCTTGTTCTATTTTATTTAATAGGTCTCTATTCACTTCTTTCGTTTCTAATACCCGTGGTAGTCGAAATAAATAGGAAACCGTCCAATAGGGTAAAGCAATACTTGACAAAATATACAGAAAAAATTTTGCAACGCCTTAGAAAAAGTAGCAAAACATCAGTTTCTCGCAACGGAAAATATGTAATAGTAAAAAACGGCAGCGCCAAAGGTATAATTATAAAGATAAGTACAGAATACGATAATGGAGAAGCCTCATTTAATAAGTTGTCTAAAGAAATTGCAAGTCTATTCAAAGGCATAGAGGCAAGCTTAACGTTTTATGCGATTCCAGAGAAAGTTGATGTTCGTATACCCTGTTATAATAAAGATGGCCTATTTGGAGATTTCATTTATTATAGGATGTTTCTCGTTCTGTGGAAGCGGTTTGTAAACGAGGAGCTTCTGTTTGACATTATAAATAA
This genomic stretch from Thermoplasma volcanium GSS1 harbors:
- the pyrB gene encoding aspartate carbamoyltransferase, whose amino-acid sequence is MLKNKSVVSIDDVQNDDLFEIFDLSESMLKTIESKGNAPLLTNKIMATLFYEPSTRTRLSFESAMHRLGGSVITVSDTKTSSAAKGETLADTVRMASSYSDIIVIRHPLEGAARLASRFTSKPIINAGDGSGQHPTQTILDLFTIKKELGSIDGKVITMVGDLRYGRTIHSLIIALSRFDVKVNLVSPEILRLPEYVYSMLPDRNYVKEYNDLEEVIGETDVLYVTRIQKERFSDQNEYQSVIGSYSINSETVEKMKKKSVIMHPLPRVDEISPDVDNMPQAAYFRQAYYGVPVRMALIYKILGD
- a CDS encoding ATP-binding protein; translated protein: MDRLLFPFSAVVGEDDLKEALLINAVNPRIGGVLIRGPKGVAKSTIARSLIDILPEIDVVKDCPFKCDPDDYESMCDECRIKYEKGQIVRDRRKMPFVDLPVSATIDRVIGSIDISKAVNEGIKALQPGLLADANRGIIYIDEVNLLDDSVIDAILDAAASGINVVEREGVSIVHPAKFILIGTMNPEEGDLRPQLRDRFGLSVDAVQPDSPDELITISDRVEEYDANPRAFAEKYRRDQEKLRASVIEARRILPEVTISNDLKRYIANVVIKLNAGNRAMITAIKASKAIAALAGRKKVNIEDVERALYLTLKHRVQDKSMIKGTIEKESRFLKTASYEAGSESGKENSPSPNGNNRDKPQPSENEVLERRVSASFNESGSTSGRAGVADIIRNLDYNRTGTVFNAYETLVKMALNHDNRIKPEDVVMTKATSRSSLPVILALDASRSMETMKRIAIARGIARDFLKSAYRMRVKMSYLTFSGSDTAVRVEMTRDIGRIEEEIMHTVAKGKTPLPSALKKMYEISSRYRKRTVSILITDGRANVPINRSVEEDLRYWSKKLGLKSDLFLISSTMGSEQFIPTYNNDICSYSRGRLIELNSNGDLSIHSGYRKF
- the hemL gene encoding glutamate-1-semialdehyde 2,1-aminomutase — protein: MSSKELFELAAKLFPMGVNSPVRYFKDYPFYVKEGKGSTILDVDGNKYIDYCLGYGPLILGHSDPDVTRAVIEQAEKGLLFGEPSENEIKLAEMIKETSKNIEMMRFTNSGTEATMHAIRLARAITGRKLIVKMEGGFHGAHDYSLIKSGSGTLTFGSPSSPGIPDEVAQTVIVGKYNDENNIKEIFQKYGDKIAAVITEPIMGNAGVILPKQGFLEFLRDITQKHGSLLIFDEVITGYRFAFSPFQDIMRIDPDITTMGKIIGGGLPIGLFGGSEEIMKNISPSGNVYEAGTFSGNPMSMAAGYAAMEKLSKQDYSILKKRTQKLVSGIDDILDRKHITHTIKYYGTMFQVFFADHVNNYDDALKARKEVYFKLFKALSKNGVYLPPSQYETNFVSFAHSDSDIDATLAAFEKAVAEMD
- the hemC gene encoding hydroxymethylbilane synthase, whose protein sequence is MKIKIGTRPSNLAVAQANMVASSLEAIGIDTEIVKHRSAGDIDTKNPIYSIGKTGVFVQDLNNMILRGEIDVAVHSAKDIPSEIENRLTIAATLKRGSFNDALVSKYDLRSLPISAKVGTSSIRRIFQLKYARQDLKFENIRGNIETRIAKMSELGLDAIVMAEAAIQRLGLNVEYSKLDENKFVPAPNQGIIAVVSKKEGTVRKILEEINDENTFEEMQIERSVVQQLKLGCSTPVGILSRPSGKGHKIIAQFFSMQGDDVSVFEQYLNDLSDVDSLVSYIRENIPREYGYIASEE
- a CDS encoding class I SAM-dependent methyltransferase, with translation MQTEDNEDAFGHALLDFSSGHCSYEMIETSDGKIDVTSISYYFKNYDQWPLMEQKAIEYAKGIIVDAGAGAGRHSLYLRKKGYQVFPFDISPGAVSVMKKRGLDNASIMSLEEFDMSFDTLLLLGNNFGLLRSYKKAPIYLRKLYEKSSDHAMIIGETTDPVSTRFASNDSGLEAGDLTIRVVYKEYKTPWFEYMLASKEKLEMLVKDTGWRVKKFIEMDGVDVYCFLLEKEK
- a CDS encoding uroporphyrinogen-III synthase; this translates as MTLRKFIISLRPAEKFVKFDSPCFDLINIPVTRLMPLDINIEKILKESAADCIVFTSTFGVDLFFSRVNMKGFTILGIGKATCERVQAYGHKCLYPENMDSEGLANLIISKCKDKKILILRSKKANEVLTEKLKEEGIDFLEFRIYDAVPDTKDFEKHYKDQNCLGVIITSSMEAEIVIPFLKEDKKMVFSIGVTTTNTLMSHGIMPDITGNSDFLELLKKIDYFICNAENK
- the pyrI gene encoding aspartate carbamoyltransferase regulatory subunit, which encodes MEEKTLKISKIKDGTVIDHIPSGKALRVLSILGIRDDVDYTVSVGMHVPSSKMEYKDVIKIENRSLDKNELDMISLTAPNATISIIKNYEISEKFKVELPPKLIGIIKCKNQNCITNTREPVKPEFEIVSRHPLVLRCVYCQRTMNERDVFE
- the dcd gene encoding dCTP deaminase; translated protein: MVLNDNQIQKMVEQGFLISENFSDACLTPNGYDVRVESILADEKEVDETIVGTMKHFLVSTLEVLRLPENVIANIWIRSSYARRGVIGSFGTIDAGYHGSLTLSFFNAGPDLHISRGDRIAQVIFLEMKEKSSMSYEMRSGHYQHSRGVVKGEDKDI
- a CDS encoding acyl-CoA thioesterase, translated to METKKPSESETFVERMVLPEDMDIYEYLYGGRLMEWIDNCASIVATKHCRKRTVTGSIDSLFFLLPIHLGDMVLLHGYINYTTKSTMEIEIDVIKQEGLTGIRRYATKAYLTYVAIDADGRPTEIPQIEPETDDEKRRYAEAEKRAEERRKRLETIKQQILNSPL